CAGCACTTATCGCCGCACACTACAGTTTTGTTTCTTCACTTACTAGGCAAATATGCCCGTGCATTGCTACGGACAAAGACTACAAATATTGGATACATATAGTTGCCGTTGTATTAATTTGTTGGGGTGTACGTGATCTGGTTGTGGACGGAAGGCTAGACCCACTCGCATACGGAATGGACCAAGGCCCACCTGTTGATGATAGAAGCTGGACCAAATCAAAAATTAAGGTGAAAACGTTACGTGCTTTAGAAATagataaagatatatatatatatgtactgATGTACACAAGCATCATATAAGCAACGCAGTATGTGGGCAGATCAAAAAGTTACTATTCTGTTCATATGCTGACCTATTCAAACGTACAATTTCACACCGATGCCATGAACAGAAGTAGGACATTGCTTCAGGTGACTAGGTTATTTGTTCCTTCAGCCAACAACTTCTATCTCAGTTATGAGGCCAACTGCTGCGAGTATGTAAGTGTCCACAAAATTGATAACTAGTTTCTCCTGAAAGAGTGACACATAAATATCTAGTGCCTAAGTGATAAAACAAACAGAAGCAACATACGAACGCACTATGATGCAGTTTCCTAACATACAAAAAAAACAATGCACAATCAATGCAATGGAGTGATCTCCTAGGCCTCTCACAAGCAGCAAGCAAGTATGGCACAAGCACTTCATATTCTGAATTTATGTAAATGGTAGCAATCTATACATGATTGTCACACTACGACTTCATATTCAGCCATTTTAACCAAATCATGAAAAAGGCCATGTGTACAGAGCAACGTACCTTGAATCGCCTGGCAAGTTCATTAGCAAGCAAGATGTTTGCAAGCTCTGACTACCCATATGCTTCAAATCTGCCATACCTGTACAACACAAACTCTGACTCCATCTCAATTCCATCTTTTGAAACTAATAGCACATATTATTTATGCCTAGATTGCTGAACTTATTCCAATTCTAGAGCACATTGAACTATACAAATAGCTGACCAATGACCACTGCAGCAGTTCAAATCAGATCACAACATGTTTTATACAGTGAATATTAGCTCAGAGTACAAAAAACTGATTCTAATAAGCAGAAACAGAATAAAAACAAATGGTACCGGGATATATTGCCTCCTTTGGTCAGGTCATCTCAAGATGTCTGCTTCCTTCAGTCGTTGAATCTCCTATCAACCAAGGAAAGAGACATTAGCTAGTCAAAATGCACACCATATGTAGAGTAGAGCACTATCAAGCTCAAGTTCAGCTTCAGTCATATTTTTCGCAGGTCAGTACTAGCATCTCACTACCAGGCTGAGACTTTTTCCTTACGGCTAAAAACCATCAGGAATAACCCGAAAACCGTCGGGAACGAGACTCCTGTCGGCTTACCGCCAGGAACTCGCCGACAGGAGCTGCTGGTCAGGAAAGGTTCATCTTCCCTGTCTGCTAGCCGACAGGAAACAAACCCTGTCGGCTGTTCCCGATGGTTTAAGGTTGACCAGTCAATGGCATGCGATGACCCCTTTTGCTGTCAGGGATTCAAAACCGACAGGAATGGATCAATTTTTCCTGTGCACATGCACCGACAGAAGAAAATTTTCTATTTAATATAATGCAACCATTAATCCAACAATTATATAGCTGATTGATTCACTCAGAAGGCATAGTTAATCAACATATATGTATCTAACTCATTATCCATAAAAAAATATGTTATTCATCACAATTCAGATGTGTTTTGCAGAAGATGTACAGAACTAACATAATGGTAAGTATCCACAAAGCTGCATCAATACATGTCTATGCACACAGATCAAACTAGCAGAACATAAAACACATGTGATGATGATATAATACAATGCAATCAACACAAATGTTTAAAGCTTTTACCATAGTATCAGACAGTGCTGGTATTCCAACAACCAGATATGGAGGAGGCCCTGCAAAAAAGGAAGATAGTATATAGTCAGCACATCTTTGCGACAAAAAAAAATGTGTGTAGTTTCTAGTCCGTAGAGCACTTCATTGTGTCAAGAAAAAAACAATAGTGCAGTCTCTAGAGAATACGAATAGAAGAAAAATATTTATTTCTTGGACTGTGCCCCCTTCCACCAATCTACATGGTTTAAATAGCTGATATTGAGACATATAATTTTGTAAAGGCTTTACTGTTGGCCCAAATGGATTTTTCATTTCACTCAAAGAGGCCCAAAGGGCAGTCTTGATACATATACAGACTCCAAACAGCATGTTCTTCGCCGGGGCCATAGCTGATTTGCTGTCCACCCGGAGCTCCACTGCTTCGGCATCTCTACCGAGGGGATCACCAAGTAGTTGAGCTAGCCAGATCGCCTGCATTGAAGTGGAAGTAGTGGCGATTTACTTTGCCTCACAGCTGGACAAAGCCACCACCTGTTGCTTGATCGACTGCCAGCTGACCAAACACTTGCTGAGGAAGAACATCGTCCCACTCGTGCTCTTGCTCGTGTCGATGTCGCCGGTGTGGTCGCTGTCGCTATAGCCGATGAAGTGTGCTGCATCGGGACACCTCGGGTAGTGCAGGCCGTAGTCGAGGGTGCCTACGATGTATCGCATGACCCTCTTGACGGCTTGCAAATGCTCCGCCATCGGTCGCTGCATGTACCGACTGATGTAGTCGACGGCAAACACCAAGTCCGGTCGCGTGTGGGTGAGATAGCATAGGCTCCCCACAAGGCGCCAGTACTCCATGCTGTCGACCTCCTCCGCGGTGCTGTCACGGCTCAGCTTCAGCCTCTCCTCCATCGGAGTGAGAGAGGGGTTGCGATCGGTGAGCCCACCTAGCTCAACAATGTGCTTAGCGTAGGAAGTCTGTCAGAGACTGATGCCGGAGTTGTCCTAGTGTACCTCGATCCCCAAGTAGAAGGAGAGGGGCCCCAGGTCGCTAATCTAGAAGGCAGCCTTCATCTACTCCTTAAATACCTCCACCTCGTCATCCTTGGCACCGGTGATCACCAAGTCGTCAATGTAGACACCCACCAGCAGGGCATTGCCGCCCTTGTCCGCTGGTAGATGGCCGCTTCGTGTGGGCTTTGCACGAACCCCATGGACCTGAGGGTGGCATCAAGCTTGGCGTTCCACGCCCGTGGTGCCTGCCGCAAGCTGTAGAGGGCCTTGCGCAAACGAACGACCTTGCTCTCCTTGTTGGGGATGACAAAATCTAGCGGTTGGTGAATGTAGACCtccttcttcaagtcgccgttgAGAAAGGCAGTCTTGACATCCATGTAGTGGATGCGCCAACCCTCCTGGGCTGCAAGTGCGGGGAGACGCACGGACTCCATCCGTGCGACGGGTGTGAAGGTGTCGTTGAAGTCGACTGCCTCCTGCGCCGCGAACCCGCGAGCAACCAGTCGGGCCTTGTGCTTGACGATCGTACTAGCTTCAGCTTTCTTCCGCTTGAGAGTGATCGCGCAGTGACCGACCGAGAGATCAACCAGCTCCCATGTCCGGTTCCTCTCTACAGCATCCATCTCCAGCTGCATCGTGGCGCGCCAGGTTGTGTGTCCGTTCGCCTCAGCAAAGGAATGCGGCTCGCCGTCGTCGTGCGCCAGGTGCAGATCCGCCTCCAAGATGTGCGGTACCAGCCCGGTGCTAGCTGCTTGTTGAGGATGTTCTCCATGGAGCGGTACTGCAGAGGCTCACCGTCGTGGAATGCGTTGACGCAGTCCTCGTCGTTGTAGAGCGGCATGATGAACTCCACCGAGCGATGCTCATCGCAGACCGAAGCTAGTGGTGCCAAGCCTAGAGAAGCGGGTGCCAGCGTAGGTGTACGGGGCGTCAGCGTAGACGTACTAGGCGTCGGTGTTGGAGAACAGGGCGTGGCCAGTGGTGTCAGTGGAGGAGGACTCGTTGGAACTGGTGGCGATCTCAGAGCTAGGGTAGGCACGCTCGGTTAAGGAGAGCTGCCAACTCCCCCGGCTCCCTCGAAGTGGACGTACTCAATGATGAAGTCGCTGATCATCGAAGTCAAGCCATCACCAACCACCTTGCCCCATGCCCAGCCTCGCCCCTTGTCAAACACAACGTCGCGCGCGATACGCACACGCTATGTCACAGGGTCCAGGATGCGGTAGGCCTTCACGCCATCTACGTAGCCGATGAAGACCCCTGGAGTGCTCCTGTCGTCAAATTTGCCGACATGGCCAAGCTCCTTGACGAACGCGACGCAACTGAAGACACAGAGGTGGTTGACCGCTAAAGTGCGGTCGTGCCACACCTTGTATGGTGTCTTGCCATCTAGTGCCTTGGCAGGCGAGCGATTGAGCAGGTGAACGGCGCTCATCACCACCTCACCCCAATAGATGGCTGGCATCCCCCTCTGCTTGAGGAGGGCATGAGCGGTGGCCACCACCGTCTGGTTGCAGTGCTCGACGATGCCGTTCTGATGCGAAGTGTACGGTGCGGAGTAGTGGCTCTGGATGCCCTCGTCGGCGCAGTACGCCACAAACTCAGCCTCCATGAACTCACTGCCATTGTCCGTGCGCAGCCCATGGAGCTTGTGGCCAGACTCCTTCTCTGTAGCGACTTGATGACGCTTGATGGCGTCGGAAGCAGCTGCCTTGGTGTCGAGGAGGATCACCCACATGTAGCGGGAGATGTTGTCAACGAGGAGGAGGAAGTAGTGCCGGCCTCCAGGAGTAGCCAGTGCGATGGCGCCGTAGAAGTTGCTGTGCACAAGCTTCAACTTCTCCATGGCGTGGAAGCTCACCTGGTGCGGGAAGGGGAGGCATCGCTGCTTCGCCAGCACGCACGTGTCGCAGAACTACTCCACGTGGTCGATGTGCGGCATGCCCCGAGCTGCCAATACATGTATATTCTAGTGAATATACATATAGCATGACACAAAGACTTAAATAGAAAAATGATGCTTTAACATGGGCACCAGACTTCTTCTATCATTTACAAGAATGCCTTGTAGTGTCACTTAAGCTATGCTCACAGCCccccacatttcaattttcagtTGAACCAACGCTTTTACAGCATGTGTGGAACCTAACTAGCCAATAATCTGCATATCATCCAGAAGCAGCAAATCTGATTTGAGGTTGGGAGAGCAGATCTGAAAGGGAGGTTGGGAGATAGAGAGGGCACCATGCGGTGGTGGCGTTGGTGTGACTTGGTCCCGTGCGGTGGCGGCAAGGTGAAGGAGAGGCCCCTAGGGCGCGAGCCTCTGGAGGCCGctgggggcggcggcgacgcagGCGTCCGGAGGCCCTTGAGGGCAGTGGCTCGGATGTCAGGAAGATCCCTAGGGGCTGCAGCGCGGGCTTCGAGGAGGGCCCGGGGAAGGCAACGCAGCCATCGGGGACAACCCCAGGGGTGGCGGCGCGGGGCTTCGGGGAGGGGatgagggaagcggcgcgggtgTCAGGGAGGGCCCCAATGGCGGCACAGACGTCTAGGAGCGCCCAAGGGGCGGTGGCGGGCGTGGAGGAGCcctaggggcggcggtggcgtgtGAGCTAGGAGGAGCTGGGGAGGAGGGTCGATATGGGTGGAGGAAGCCTCTTGGGCGGCGGTGGAGATGTGAATGGGTCGGGCTAGTTAGGGTTTGCATAGTTTTATGTACCGTGGACCCATGGTACTGTAGCATGTAGGAAGGCGCGTTCTCAGTTTTTTTGGTGTGCCGCACGCGGATGGGAAGAAACCTGTAGGTTTTGATCAGCCGCCACAAATCGTGATTGCGTTCCTAACAGTTTTGACGTTTCCTGTAGGCTTTTAATAACCGACAGGAGTGATCTGACCTAATCCTGACGGTTTTTAACAACCGAAGGAAATAATGGAGTTCCTGACGGTTTTTAAGAAACAGATAGGAAAAAATAAAGGAGCTCCCGTTTTCTGATAGTGTCTGCTAACTTGATAGCACTAATCCCTTTGAATTATGCATGACTGAGATACACATTGAATTATGTATTCTTGGATTTAGCGAGAAGGGACATTCACCTCAGTATGCAAACCCAGCTGCTTTTCAGTCGAAGCCTCTCATCCACCTCCTACCCTATCGGTTTTTTTCCTACACCTACCCTTGTGCTAGCACACATGTCCTCCGACCTTGCACAACTAACCTCGGCCTACAAAGAGAGGGGTGATGCCTATCCCTGCCAAGAACGCAAGAGCCTGCTAGATCCTTAATTGATCCCGTGTACTCCACGTGTCAATTTTAGATTGTCGAAATGCATTGAACCTCCAAAAAATCCTCAAGTCCACAGATAGCATAGTCTGAACAGGTTAAAATACTTACTCCCTTTATCCCAAAAAATAAATCATCCTAGAAATTTTAGAACAAATTaacaaaaaattaaaataaccATGTTTGCCCCTATTTATTATCCATATTTAGCACTAATTGATTCTTGCATGCACATACACTATTTATTATCCATATTTAGCACTAATTGATTCTTGCATGCACATACACTTTCTAAATAAGGTAAGATGACTTTTTTTGGGACAAATTTTGAATCTATATTTTTAAAGACGGAGGGAGTACAGCTATAACGATAAGGACGATTAATTGATGTAAAGATTTGCCATCATGAAAATAATACATGCTGATAATTCTTACAGAAATTTTATAAGGCAATGCTGCGGTGAATGGGGCGGCAGCTATATATCACGCACGCTACAAATCCATATTCCATCATATGAAAAGATGCATGTAGATCCATATTCCATCACATGAAAAGATGCATGTACTCTGATGTAATAAATAGGCACAATATTATTAGCTCATAAAGTATCAATAGTAAATTAAGGTCCACAATCATCTATATATCTGGAAAGATTTGCACCCGCTGTGTTAGGCTTGGTGGGGAGGCGTGTACGTATTTGTCTCCGCACGCACTGTGTTGTACTTGGTCTCTAACACATATGTGAAGGAGTGTAGGTATATTTCTTTTTCTCTTACTATTTTTTCTTTTGTTGCCCAGACTCCAAATGAGTTGAAACTTTTTCTTTGTCTTTaatttttcttttatatttcattgttaacaaattttattttcctttcttttttccttGTGTATGTATTatgtatttctttttcttttttctttataACATTCTAAAATTGTGTCTAGATATTCTTTCTTTGGATTGTAGTTCATATATTTTATAAACTATATCATCCATTTTTTTCTCTTGTATAATTAGATGTTAACATATCTATACTTAAATGTTTCTATAGTATAAAACTATTTGTACACATTTAAGAGTGAATCATGCTCAATATAACTAATTTGTTTGCATTGTAAAATTATTAGTTGGTATACGAAATGTTTCATTTTCTTCATGTAGATGCATTTATTCTACAAGTAAAATTTTTTATCTGCATATAACTAATTTAGTCGCAGTGCCAAATTATTTGTTTATTTTGTAGACTAAATTGTTCGATAATGTTGACTTATTTGTTCGTGATATTTATTTTCTATAATTTTATTTGTGCATTCAAATACTCAtgatgtttgatcttttgttcTTAGTATATTATTATTTATGCATCATATTTAGTCTTTTTATTCGTACAAAATAATTATTTCTTCATGTTATTCAAATATTTATTCCTAGTAGCTAAAATTAATTATTTAGTattaaagaaaatattataAAAATATAAGCAAGTATGGTCTTATTTTGAAGATCTTATCATAAGAAATATAATGGTATAATTAATATTTAATTTAGATCCTTAGTTTAATATTTATATAGCTTTTTTAGTTCTAATCTTGCATACACGTGGATGACATCATCATATATGTCTTCTTTCATATGCATGCACTGGATCTCTCTCCTCTCCAGCTCACAACATGGAAGAACAGCTGGCCCAGataataaaaatatatacaaaGCTCAATAAATAGTAGTTCGTGTGCACGACGCTTGAGATGATGAAGATATTATCGTCTAAAGTGATAGCTAGCCACATCCGGTGAATGGAGCTCGGCCGCCTGTGGGTGGAGGCCTGCCCCCGGCGAATCGAGCTCGACCACCGGCAAATCGTGGCATGCAGAGGTGAACCGAGTTCTTCCCCAGTGATTGGTGGTCCGTACCTGGCGAATTGAATGCCTTCGGCGGCGCACTGAGGTCCGGTGACACCGGATTGAGGTGCTGTGCGAGGCCTCAGAACCCGTCGCTCCCCTTCCCGTTCGGGCGCTGCTCGTGTCAGCAGCACAATGGGACAGCAGAGCGTCAGAGAAAGATAGGGGATCGGAGGTGGTCATTCGACAGTGCACGGTCGTAGGAGCACATGAATTTTGAGGAAAGTGGAATGCAATGGGAGCATAGCAAGGAAGCACAGTAAAAACTTTCATCAGCTTTGTTACTGAACTTTATTAGTTTGGAGAATCCTGCCTGAATGATGGCGGTGAACTGGTGATGGCATTCATACTGTGTTGAAACTGAAACTGCTAGGATACATGCTTGAGTAACATAGCCACAGTAAGCTCCTGCAACTTGCAAGAGTCAAAAAGCACCGGGTATAGCCTGAAACTTCATCTCAGAGCTGAAGCTATTTTTTTTTCGGGAAACATGTGTTTCAGTGTGCTTGAAGACTATGCAGACCAGTTAAGCAGCATCAGAAAGTTATGAAGGAGAAGCACCATTTTGTGTGAACTTGATATTTGCTCGATCAGTTGGTCCTACCTTCATAACTTAACAGTGAATTATACTAATCCCTCAACAACCTAAAAATACAATTTTTATCTTTTTGTAGTTTCAAGAATTCTGTTACCTAGACTATTTAGTTTCTGTGCAGCTCTTTTGATTTACCCCAGAGGAAAATGTAGAGCCCCGTTATTACGGTTGCTGCACCAAGGAGGCTGCACATTCAGAAAGGGGACAAATTCAATCAATAGTTAGATATGGCCatgagaaattgaaagcagctggATAGTCGAGAGCGCAACAACAAGAGGTAGAAACAGCTAACCTTCCAATGGTAATTGCATCCCCTAAAAATATGGAGCCCAAAACAGTAGTGAAGACAGTTATCAATGGGATAAACATTGGTGGGTACACTGGGCCTCGCTTGGTAACGGCCCATGACTCCAGATTGTATCTCACTGCTGTTGCCAGTACCCCCTGCATCATAGTAGGTGTTTATGTTTGTTTTCATATTAACTTCATCAAGAACGAATGAGCACATTCACTCAAAAGAAAAGAACAAATGAGCATAGCACATTTTTTGTAAAATGCATGTCCTTTACCCTGTATCTGCTCATGTTTAAGAGATGCATCAATTTTCATTCCAGTGTTCATTTCTCCCTAAAAAGCGCCCAATGATGTTGTAAAACGAATTGTTGTCCTTGTTTGTAACCATATATTTTTAACTTCAGTTTTGCAGGGTTCAAGTCCAGCACAAAATTTATTTGTTTTCTTTCACGAACAGAAGCAGTACAGCTCATAGTTGCAAATTGAGTTTTATAATTTATAGAACCTAGTGGCTTTTACCGTGTACACAATGGTCAGAAGTTGTAGATCCCATCCAAGCTTCCAGGTATTCCTATCTCTTCTTAGTATTATTCCAATTAGTGTTGTCTGAAGTCCTCCAAGAAAGCATGTCGCTATGGATGACCAATACTTATGTGGATACACTTTATTGACCATTGACTGCAACGAGACAAGATCGTATTAGGACTTCAATGGCTTACATTGTGGACACTTAGTTGGACTTGGACAAGGGTCACGAAAGTGCATGATTACCTGAATCGGGTACCAGCATGCAAAGGTGAGGCTGCTCCCTAGCAAGAGGATTGTTCCTCTTACATGATGGTTTGCAGCATGTTCCTGCTCGTATGAGTGGTAATGTAAAATGGAACCCCAAAGATGCAGAGTCTTGCCCTTATAAAAGCTAAGGAACATTGTACCTCCTACAGCAACCAGGATGCCTGCAACCTTCAGTGATCCCGTCACAGTCCTGAATCGCAATTTCTCCATTCTAACATTGCAACAAAAATATGTGTTTTGATGAGATGAATTCTAATATTCGCTTCAACAATTGAAATATACTACTTCAACAATTGAATTCTAATACTTTCTTCAACAAAAATATGAATTCTTTTAGTGGCATGG
Above is a genomic segment from Panicum hallii strain FIL2 chromosome 8, PHallii_v3.1, whole genome shotgun sequence containing:
- the LOC112903113 gene encoding WAT1-related protein At5g64700-like; translation: MSSITPTVGASTERSIAMEEAAAVDEAAERKKAAAATGLMWKAPAAMVLVQLIITGLIMLSKVVISRGMFIFALHAYRSAFGTICILPFAVFYERGKWKEMNWRAFGWICLNSCIGYAVPTCLNYYGLRDTTPSYAAVFQNIVPLITFILSIVFRMEKLRFRTVTGSLKVAGILVAVGGTMFLSFYKGKTLHLWGSILHYHSYEQEHAANHHVRGTILLLGSSLTFACWYPIQSMVNKVYPHKYWSSIATCFLGGLQTTLIGIILRRDRNTWKLGWDLQLLTIVYTGVLATAVRYNLESWAVTKRGPVYPPMFIPLITVFTTVLGSIFLGDAITIGSLLGAATVITGLYIFLWGKSKELHRN